The Plasmodium relictum strain SGS1 genome assembly, chromosome: 9 genome window below encodes:
- a CDS encoding rhomboid protease ROM1, putative: MSNIHTLAEYRDDYPENTPFNRTPGYYESQSSFVQRSKPIDVINLIFPHFTWKSFVMVISIIQLVIFIISISIKPAEFLTPSESLLITLGANVASRIKNGEIHRLILPIFLHANIFHTFFNIFFQLRMGFTLEKNYGIIKIIILYFLTGIYGNILSASITYCPIKVGASTSGMGLVGVVTAELILLWHVIRHRERVVFNIIFFSLISFFYYFTFNGSNIDHVGHLGGLLSGICIGILYNGHIENKPIWYNNAKIGSYICLVLLAVLPTILLFSIQRMC, encoded by the exons ATGAGTAATATTCACACTTTAGCTGAATATAGAGATGACTACCCGGAAAATACTCCATTTAATAGAA cACCAGGTTATTATGAATCACAAAGTAGTTTTGTGCAGAGATCAAAACCAATTGACGTAATTAATCTTATATTTCCTCATTTTACATGGAAAAGTTTTGTTATGGTTATTTCAATTATACAACTggtaatttttataatttccaTTAGTATTAAACCGGCAGAATTTTTAACTCCTTCCG aaagTTTATTAATAACGTTGGGTGCAAATGTTGCTTCaagaataaaaaatggaGAAATTCATAGATTAATATTACCAATATTTTTACATgcaaatatatttcatactttttttaatatattttttcaattaagAATGGGTTTTACactagaaaaaaattatggtatcataaaaattattatattatattttttaactgGTATATATGGGAACATTTTATCAGCATCAATAACTTACTGTCCTATTAAAGTGGGTGCAAGTACATCCGGTATGGGATTAGTTGGTGTTGTAACAGCcgaattaattttattatggCATGTTATTAGACATAGAGAACGAGttgtttttaatattatttttttttcattaatctcttttttttattattttacttttaatgGTTCTAATATTGATCATGTTGGGCATTTGGGTGGACTCCTATCAG gAATATGTATTGGGATATTGTATAATGGacatatagaaaataaaccAATTTGGTACAACAATGCAAAAATTGGatcatatatatgtttaGTTCTTTTAGCTGTCTTGCCTactattcttttatttagtATCCAGCGTATGTgttga
- a CDS encoding dynein light chain type 2, putative — MEVGNKNNVKNVESNEIEKNNEENSKVNMEGFKFFANICEEKLKIFLENFFCNKNLKELSYVEDKDIIMKNDINNEDNNSSNENQNNYYEKNNIIKSNYDKMVITLVDEIEQFMKSYVNERYKVIVQGVIGENERQGIHIASKSLWNVETDNYVSAKYVNDSIFVTVMVFLLYNE; from the exons atggaagtaggaaataaaaataatgtaaagaATGTTGAGTCTaatgaaattgaaaaaaataatgaggAAAATAGTAAGGTAAATATGGAaggatttaaattttttgccAATATTTgtgaagaaaaattaaaaatttttttggaGAATTTCTTTTGTAATAAAAATCTTAAAGAATTAAGTTATGTAGAAGATAAAgatattataatgaaaaatgatatcaataatgaagataataattcttcaaatgaaaatcaaaacaattattatgaaaaaaataatattattaaaagtaattatgataaaatgGTTATAACTTTAGTTGATGAGATCGAACAATTTATGAAATCTTATGTAAATGAAAGATACAAAGTTATTGTTCAAGGTGTTATAGGAGAGAATGAAAGGCAAGGa aTACACATTGCATCCAAATCACTATGGAATGTTGAAACCGATAATTACGTTTCTGCAAAATATGTAAATGACTCTATTTTTGTTACTGTTATggtttttcttttatataatgaataa
- a CDS encoding GTPase-activating protein, putative gives MRINFFKEKNKIKIKKNNDCISDNAFSNANNESYNYLTANNNEYDHYGFEKNKECIVESTDKRALEKHKKQIERRWQFYLTFKRDIKKNYYLKTLIRKGIPDKLRPDIWPHLLDSMVLCLKYPTIYEKCLNSELEPKVLSQIELDIIRTFPHNKNYRRNSPGLIQLKNVLRAFAVYKPKINYCQSMNFIAAITLIFLKEELAFWSIIQLIDSDYSHDKINISDYYNNEMRGLRRDIIVIEELIKMKMPEVHSRLKEFDVDISWICSEWLLCLFCTAFPITTTLRIWDCLFYEGDKIIFRITLALFKMNQQKIIELNSLESILLLFKECTKNMVECDKLMYIAFNEIGVLKKKNIKKLRVKAENIIKNTIA, from the exons atgagaatAAATTTcttcaaagaaaaaaacaagataaaaataaaaaaaaataatgattgtATATCAGATAATGCTTTTTCAAATGCTAATAATGAatcatataattatttaacaGCTAATA ATAATGAATATGATCATTACGGTTTTGAGAAAAATAAGGAATGCATTGTTGAATCAACTGATAAAAGAGCTTTAGAAAAgcataaaaaacaaattgaaagaag aTGGCAATTTTATTTAACCTTTAAAAgggatattaaaaaaaattattatttaaaaacattaaTTAGAAAAGGAATACCAGATAAATTAAG acCTGATATATGGCCACATCTTTTGGATAGTATGGTTTTGTGCTTAAAATATCCAACTATATATGAAAA ATGCTTAAATAGCGAACTTGAACCAAAGGTGTTAAGTCAAATTGAATTAGATATAATACGAACCTTTCCACATAATAAAAAC tatcgAAGAAATTCTCCAGGATtaattcaattaaaaaatgtcTTACGCGCTTTTGCGGTTTATAAACccaaaataaattattgtcAG AGTATGAATTTTATTGCTGCAATaactttaatatttttaaaagaagagTTGGCATTTTGGTCTATTATTCAATTAATTGATTCTGATTATTCAcatgataaaattaatattagtG ATTATTACAATAATGAGATGCGTGGATTACGTAGAGATATCATTGTTATAGAAGAATtgattaaaatgaaaatgccAGAAGTTCATTCACGTTTAAA aGAGTTTGACGTTGATATATCATGGATATGCTCGGAATGGCTTTTATGCTTGTTTTGCACTGCTTTTCCG atcACTACAACGTTACGTATATGGGATTGTCTATTCTATGAAGgagataaaataatatttagaATAACATTAgctttatttaaaatgaatcaacaaaaaataattgagTTAAACTCATTAGaatctattttattattattcaaagAGTGTACAAAAAATAtg gTGGAGTGTGATAAATTAATGTATATTGCTTTTAATGAAATAGGagtattaaagaaaaaaaacataaaaaaattaagagtCAAAGcggaaaatattattaaaaatactatagcctaa
- the GloI gene encoding glyoxalase I, putative produces MKENILNFGKKYNITWQQTMLRIYNPEETIEFYEKNFGMINIHTYHFNEHNFSLYFMITPPYDEEEKKKLPPKNTRESEKYLWNLNTVCLELTHNHNSEEKLSNGNNENDRGFGHIAFNCHDVVELCDKLLKKSVRFHKLPHETKMKSIGFALDPNNYWIEIVKRSNEVIWKDKKDITNFSQTMIRVKNPEKSLYFYINILGMKLVHIKHNDNFSLYFLKSTYLNEKNTSTSDEGSYDFNSLKNSFQSNESYENFKKSWHPVLELTHNHGTEEDEKFSYHNGNTEPRGFGHLGFLVDNLEDYCKELENLNITFKKKVNEGLMKNIAFIYDPDNYIIELIQRDTTFNRN; encoded by the coding sequence atgaaagaaaatattttaaattttgggaaaaagtataatataaCATGGCAACAAACTATGTTGCGTATTTATAATCCTGAAGAAACAATagaattttatgaaaaaaattttggtATGATAAATATTCATACTTATCATTTTAATGAACATAATTtctctttatattttatgataACTCCTCCAtatgatgaagaagaaaagaaaaagttgCCCCCAAAAAATACTAGAGAGTCGGAAAAATACCTTTGGAATCTTAATACTGTTTGTTTAGAATTAACTCACAATCATAATAGTGAAGAGAAGTTAAGCAACGGTAACAATGAAAATGATAGGGGATTTGGTCATATAGCATTCAATTGTCATGATGTTGTAGAATTATGTGataaacttttaaaaaaaagtgtaaGATTTCACAAATTGCCCCATGAAACGAAAATGAAAAGTATTGGATTTGCTTTAGATCCCAATAACTATTGGATAGAAATAGTTAAAAGATCAAATGAAGTAATATGGAAAGATAAAAAAGACATTACTAATTTTTCTCAAACTATGATTAGAGTAAAAAACCCTGAAAAAAGCttatatttctatataaatatattaggtATGAAATTAGTTCACATTAAGcataatgataatttttctttatattttttaaagtctacttatttaaatgaaaaaaatacaagCACTTCAGATGAAGGATCATAtgattttaattcattaaagAATTCATTTCAATCTAATGAAtcatatgaaaattttaaaaaatcttGGCATCCTGTTTTAGAATTAACACATAATCATGGAACtgaagaagatgaaaaattttcatatcaTAATGGTAATACTGAACCTAGAGGTTTTGGCCATTTAGGATTTTTAGTAGATAATTTAGAGGACTATTGCAAagaattagaaaatttaaatattacttttaaaaaaaaagtaaacgAAGGATTGATGAAAAATATTGCTTTTATCTATGACCcagataattatataattgaaCTAATTCAAAGGGATACAACATTTAATcgtaattaa
- the CLK3 gene encoding serine/threonine protein kinase, putative has product MSKGKRGKQIFDSSESSNEEKYYKNPKKYHKSHYSEKSSDNGSYKKKNYEKEKSKQKLKKDQKKNYKENINSFSSHNSTSRNSDTNNNGANSSSESTSNSDDEFKILKTEENEDKFLEERRRHREAIKERLKNLVDNNKKVDEANISDNKNKNEENKNDIPNDNKKDIIFSDLEKVKGDNKEDSFIAFNEISTLEEMEQKQVACIFAPNNEVIEETCSSLSSDHEVIEEKPAKEKNELVKESNDLYNDLKKKIDEEKAKIRVFIIKQKELHERRKMNNDDTSYINKNKEINLVNQNLIDNKNDSIEGEDNENDEVDMFSSVQSNKKRKIESTLITDYYSANNATLSDNWNDSEGYYKAIVGEVIDNRYSVVCELVGKGVFSNVLKCYDMVNKMPVAIKVIRDNDMMKKAAEKEISILKKLNQFDKDNKRHIVRLLRSIKYKNHLCLVFEWMWGNLRIALKKYGNGYGLNATAVHCYTKQLFIALRHMRKCRIMHADLKPDNILINEKFNALKVCDLGSASDISENEITSYLVSRFYRAPEIILGIRYDAQIDVWAAAATIFELATGKILFPGKSNNHMIKLMMEYKGKFSHKMIKGGQFYSQHFNENLDFIYVDRDSYTKKEIVRVISDLRPTKNITCDLLEHQYWLKGNSPKMQFLKKKIKQLGDLLEKCLMLDPSKRYTPDQALQHVYLRESINFSKVQNE; this is encoded by the exons ATGTCTAAAGGAAAAAGAGGTAAACAAATATTTGATTCATCTGAATCTtctaatgaagaaaaatattataaaaatcctaaaaaatatcataaatCACACTATTCAGAAAAAAGTTCGGACAACggttcatataaaaaaaaaaattacgaaaaagaaaaaagtaaacaaaaattaaaaaaagatcaaaagaaaaattataaagaaaatataaattcattTAGTTCTCATAATTCTACTAGTAGAAATTCTGATACGAACAATAATGGTGCTAATTCTTCCAGTGAATcga catCAAATAGTGACgatgaatttaaaatattaaaaacggaagaaaatgaagataaatTTTTAGAGGAAAGGAGAAGACATAGAGAAGCAATAAAAGAGAGACTAAAAAATTTagttgataataataaaaaagtggATGAAGCAAATATTAGcgacaataaaaataaaaatgaagaaaataaaaatgatataccaaatgataataaaaaggatataatattttctgaTTTAGAAAAAGTAAAAGGAGATAATAAGGAGGATTCTTTTATAGCATTCAATGAAATATCAACATTAGAAGAAATGGAAcaaaa acaAGTAGCATGCATATTTGCTCCTAACAACGAAGTAATTGAAGAAACTTGTTCATCTTTATCATCTGATCATGAAGTAATAGAAGAAAAACCAGCTAAAGAAAAAAACGAATTAGTAAAAGAATCAAATGATTTatataatgatttaaaaaaaaaaatagatgaagaaaaagCTAAAATTAGAGTCTTTATAATTAAGCAAAAAGAATTACatgaaagaagaaaaatg aaTAATGATGATActtcatatataaataaaaataaggaaatTAATTTAGTAAATCAAAATTtaattgataataaaaacgatAGTATTGAAGGAgaagataatgaaaatgacGAAGTAGATATGTTTTCAAGTGTTCaatcaaataaaaagagaaaaatagaAAGCACTTTAATAACTGATTATTATTCAGCAAACAATGCAACTTTATCAGATAACTGGAATGATTCTGAAGGATATTATAag gcAATTGTTGGTGAAGTAATTGATAATAGATATAGTGTTGTGTGTGAACTAGTTGGAAAAGGTGTTTTTTCTAATGTGTTAAAATGCTATGatatggttaataaaatgcCTGTGGCCATTAAAGTTATTAGAGATAATGATATGATGAAAAAAGCGgcagaaaaagaaatttcaattttaaaaaaattaaatcagTTTGATAAGGATAATAAGAGACATATTGTTCGTTTATTAAGaagtattaaatataaaaatcattTATGCTTAGTTTTTGAATGGATGTGGGGAAATTTAAGAATAGctttaaaaaa atatGGTAATGGTTATGGTTTAAATGCAACAGCTGTACATTGTTACACAAAACAATTATTCATAGCTTTAAGACACATGCGTAAATGTAGAATAATGCATGCTGATT TAAAACCCGATAATATactaataaatgaaaaatttaatgcTTTAAAGGTGTGCGATTTAGGAAGTGCTAGTGATATATCAGAAAATGAAATTACTTCTTATTTAGTTAGTAGATTTTATAGAGCTCCAGAAATTATTTTAGGTATTCGTTATGATGCACAAATTGATGTATGGGCAGCAGCAGCTACAATCTTTGAGTTAGCTACAGGAAAAATTCTATTTCCT GGAAAATCAAATAATCAcatgataaaattaatgatgGAATATAAAGGGAAGTTTTCACATAAAATGATAAAAGGTGGGCAATTTTATTCTCAGCACTTCAATGAAAATTTagattttatatatgttGATAGAGATTCTTAtactaaaaaagaaatagtaaGAGTAATATCGGATTTAAGGCCtactaaaaatataacatgTGATTTATTAGAACACCAGTACTGGCTGAAAG gAAATAGCCCTAAAAtgcaatttttaaaaaagaaaataaaacaattGGGAGATTTGTTAGAAAAATGCTTAATGCTAGATCCGTCAAAGAGATATACACCAGACCAAGCTTTACAACATGTTTATTTGAGAGAatcaattaatttttcaaaagttCAAAATGAAtga
- the MAPK2 gene encoding mitogen-activated protein kinase 2, putative codes for MLKKKKECASVNIEENHLKKKNIISKETILKNKNSITEDDQKKVKKELNDTNNDTENDVKNHSFEEKKNIKKKEEKPNNNEKKSIKKKEEKINIKEAIIKNVRVPDNYEIKHLIGRGSYGYVYLAYDKNTKKNVAIKKVNRMFEDLVDCKRILREITILNRLKSDYIIRLCDLIIPDDLLKFDELYIVLEIADSDLKKLFKTPIYLTEEHIKTILYNLLLGEKYIHESGIIHRDLKPANCLLNQDCSVKICDFGLARTINADEDIHVVRDIEEKEENEEPGPHNKNLKKQLTSHVVTRWYRAPELILLQENYTTSIDIWSTGCIFAELLNMLESHINNPTNRFPLFPGSSCFPLSPDRNSKKVHEKSNKDQLNIIFNVIGTPTEDDLKSITKEEVIKYIKLFPFRKGIDFKKKYPSISEEGIDLLESMLKFNAKKRITIDKALSHPYLKDVRKKHLENFSTKKIILPFDDWMTLSETQLRYIFLKEIQSFHSDLVIPSNLMIHENNFYNSKI; via the coding sequence atgctaaaaaaaaagaaagaatgtGCTAGTGTTAACATAGAAGAAAATcatttgaagaaaaaaaatataattagcAAAGAGACTATtctgaaaaataaaaatagtataaCTGAGGATGATCAGaagaaagtaaaaaaagaattaaatgatACGAATAACGATACCGAAAATGATGTAAAAAATCATAgttttgaagaaaaaaagaatattaagaaaaaagaagaaaaacctaataataatgaaaagaaaagtataaaaaaaaaagaagaaaaaataaatataaaagaagcgataataaaaaatgtaagaGTTCCTGACaattatgaaataaaacACCTGATAGGAAGAGGATCATATGGTTACGTTTATTTAGCTTAcgataaaaatacaaaaaaaaatgtagcaataaaaaaagtgaatAGAATGTTCGAAGATTTAGTTGACTGCAAAAGAATATTAAGAGAAATAACAATATTAAATAGATTAAAAAGTGATTATATTATAAGATTATGTGATTTAATAATACCTGACGATTTACTAAAATTTGATGAATTATATATAGTATTAGAGATAGCAGACtctgatttaaaaaaattatttaaaacacCTATATATTTAACAGAAGAGCATATTAAAACTATTCTATATAATTTGTTATTAGGTGAAAAATACATTCATGAATCAGGTATTATACACAGAGATTTAAAGCCAGCTAACTGTTTATTAAACCAAGATTGTTCAGTTAAAATTTGTGATTTTGGGTTAGCTAGAACTATTAATGCTGATGAAGATATTCATGTAGTAAGAGATATAGAAGAAAAGGAAGAAAACGAAGAACCAGGACctcataataaaaatttaaaaaaacaactAACTAGTCATGTCGTTACAAGATGGTACAGAGCACCTgaacttattttattacaaGAAAATTATACTACATCAATTGACATTTGGTCTACTGGATGTATATTTGCTGAACTATTAAATATGCTAGAAAGTCATATAAATAATCCAACTAATAGATTTCCCTTATTTCCTGGTTCTTCTTGTTTTCCATTATCTCCTGATAGAAATTCCAAAAAAGTTCatgaaaaaagtaataaagatcaactaaatataatttttaacgTAATAGGTACTCCAACGGAAGatgatttaaaaagtatTACAAAGGAAGaagttattaaatatattaaattatttccaTTTAGAAAAGGTATtgactttaaaaaaaaatatcctTCTATTTCAGAAGAAGGAATAGATTTGTTAGAATCTATGCTAAAATTTaatgcaaaaaaaagaattactATTGACAAAGCTTTAAGTCATCCTTATTTAAAGGATGTTAGGAAAAAACATTTAGAAAACTtttcaacaaaaaaaattatacttcCCTTTGATGACTGGATGACATTATCAGAAACACAActaagatatatttttttaaaagaaattcaGTCTTTTCATTCAGATCTAGTTATACCATCTAATTTGATGATTCACGaaaataacttttataattctaaaatataa
- the G3PDH gene encoding glycerol-3-phosphate dehydrogenase, putative has product MLIKYFFYNIIFLSQLIKCFSNNQINFLNQNSLIANAKNNRPLKVSIVGSGNWGTVISKIIGANTKKLKNFYPIVKMYVKEEVIDNEKLSEIINRKKENVKYMKGMKIPDNIVAVSDLNEAIEEADLLVFVLPHQYLDNVLNEIKKNNNLKKDAKAISLMKGIKINNWKPELLSNIIQKELNIECSALSGSNIAKEISEEHFSESTIGFENKETVEVWQHLFDTNYFKINCIQDKAGVEICGALKNVVAMGVGFCEGITNSYNTKSAIIRIGLEEMKRFAKIFFPNVLDETFLDSCGLADLITTCLGGRNLKCAKEFATRKGKTTWKKIEEELLNGQKLQGIHTVKEVYSVLEHHNLKKDFPLFSTIYEISFENRDPSDVIQVFSTKKLRYIKFKK; this is encoded by the exons atgttaataaaatattttttttataatataatttttttgtctCAGTTAATTAAATGTTTTTCTAATAACCAAATAAATTTCTTAAATCAAAATTCTTTAATTGCAAATGCCAAAAACAATAGACCTttgaaa GTATCTATTGTTGGAAGTGGAAATTGGGGAACAGTAATCTCTAAAATCATCGGTgcaaatacaaaaaaattaaaaaatttttatccaatt GTTAAAATGTATGTTAAAGAAGAGGTAATAGacaatgaaaaattaagtgAAAtcataaatagaaaaaaagaaaatgtaaaatatatgaaaggAATGAAAATACCGGATAATATCGTAGCTGTTTCCGACTTAAATGAAGCAATAGAAGAAGCGGACTTACTAGTTTTTGTTTTACCTCATCAATATTTAGAT aacgtattaaatgaaataaaaaaaaataataatcttAAAAAGGATGCAAAAGCAATAAGTTTAATGAAAGGaatcaaaataaataattggAAACCTGAATTATTATCAAACATAATtcaaaaagaattaaatattgAATGTTCGGCTTTATCTGGGTCTAATATTGCTAAA gAAATTTCTGAAGAACATTTTAGTGAAAGTACAATAGgttttgaaaataaagaaacaGTTGAAGTATGGCAGCATTTATTTGAtacaaattattttaaaataaattgcATACAAGATAAAGCTGGAGTagaa ATATGTGGTGCTTTAAAAAATGTCGTTGCTATGGGTGTAGGTTTTTGTGAAGGGATAACAAACAGCTATAATACAAAATCTGCTATAATAAGAATTGGATTAGAAGAAATGAAAAGATTtgctaaaatattttttccaaATGTTTTagat gaAACATTTTTAGATAGTTGTGGATTAGCTGATCTTATAACAACTTGTCTTGGCGGAAGGAATTTAAAATGTGCAAAAGAATTTGCAACTAGAAAAGGGAAAACAACATGGAAGAAAATTGAAGAAGAGTTATTAAATGGACAAAAACTCCAA GGAATACATACAGTTAAAGAGGTTTATAGCGTATTAGAAcatcataatttaaaaaaagattttcCACTGTTCAGTACTATTTATGAAATATCATTTGAAAATAGGGATCCTTCGGATGTTATTCAAGTTTTttcaacaaaaaaattaagatatattaaatttaaaaaataa